Below is a window of 'Nostoc azollae' 0708 DNA.
AATTGTCAAGTAATTAGGAGCAAAAATAGTGCTATTTTTTTGATTAGATCTTCCTTAGTGCCCTTAACTTAGACTATGACCCGCATGTTAGTATTCAATCGCTCTAGTATCTGAAGATTGGATTTGCTTGTATTTCCGCTTTAACAACTTTTTGCCGACTAGGGGTTGAGAAGAGAATGGTAGTTGCTGAGTTTGTTGAACCCATGGTTTCAAATTTTCTTGCTGTGCTGGATTAATGGAACTGCGGAGAATCTTGACACATTTCTGGGCGGGTTCTAGAGTGAACAAAACCAATCGGTAAGACTGAGTGGTTATCAAGGTGGATACCATCTGGAGATTTTGGGTATTTTGCATATCCAGGTAGCAGGGTAGCCATTTCGGTTCCAATTGCCGATTGGAAAGCACTGTTATCCACAACAACATCGGTTGGGGTTAGGTGATAAAGACAAACTGATTGTAAGCCTTGGTATGGGAGCGACTTTTAATTTCATGTTTGGGTAACATTAGCCACAGATAAACGATACATCCTGGAACAGGATATATAAAGCTGAGGAAAAACAATTTCTTGAATGCGTTTATTTTCAGGCCAGGCAAATTTCCCATATTGATTGGTGATTTTTGCTAAATTTCTAGAAGTCACAGAATTATCAAGCAGGGATTTTGTCTCTAGGTTTGTGATTTTGGTTTTTTGGATAGATTGTTCTATATCGGCGAATACTTTGAGAATTTCACCCATATTTTGGGGAAGTTGGTTGGGTTTTTTCTCCAGACAACTCATGATTAAGTTATTTAACTGCTGGGGGATTTGTACATAAGGATTCACATCTGCCAGCACTCTTACTTCTTCAAATAGATATGCCTTATATCAAGCACCAAAATATTCTGTTTCTGTTTGCCAAGGTTTTTGCCGTGTCAGCATCTCAAACATCATTAAACCTAAACTATAAATATCAGAGCGACTGTCTAAAATATCAGAGCGACTGTCTAATTCTGCTCCGTCTAATTGTTCTGGAGAACAATAGGGTAAAATTCCATGAAATCCTTTAGTATTAAGTGGTGTAGACGAGTTTAAAAAGTTGGCAATACCAAAGTCTAAAATCTATACCAATTGTCCTAAAATTGGATTAGGAATCACAATTATATTCGCTGGTTTAATATCTCTATGAACTACATGGTAATTTTCTCCATTCATAGAAATGCCTTGATGAGCGTACTGTAAACCCAAACCAATCTGGCGTACTAGAGTCAGGAATATATGCAAAGTAATAGTAATTCAATCTTTTAAACTTTTGCCAGATAAATATTCCATTACACAATAGGCTTTCCGACCTTTAGTCACACCATAATCATAAGCCCGCACAATATGTATACTCTTTTGGCTCAACGCATCACTCAAAAGAGCTTCACGGTTAAACCTGGCTTGAACTTTGGCGTAGCGTTTGAGTGAAAAATTTGCTCGCAACTGGTGTCCC
It encodes the following:
- a CDS encoding protein kinase domain-containing protein is translated as MLDFGIANFLNSSTPLNTKGFHGILPYCSPEQLDGAELDSRSDILDSRSDIYSLGLMMFEMLTRQKPWQTETEYFGA